The proteins below come from a single Scatophagus argus isolate fScaArg1 chromosome 15, fScaArg1.pri, whole genome shotgun sequence genomic window:
- the gjb3 gene encoding gap junction protein beta 3: MDWKTFQGLLSGVNKYSTAFGRVWLSVVFVFRVMVYVVAAERVWGDEQKDFDCNTKQPGCPNVCYDHFFPISHIRLWALQLIFVTCPSLMVVMHVAYRDDRERKYKAKHGDNNKLYINTGKKHGGLWWTYLISLFVKTGIEISFLYILHRVYDSFYLPRLVKCEVSPCPNQVDCYIGHPTEKKVFTYFMVGASALCIVLNICEIIYLISKRIVRCANKMKRHSRNVVIHQDNCNDNPFNNCNSATSNPESKEKPLPDKTLYKSGYRPAGLKLEEKIRASAPNLSWT, from the coding sequence ATGGACTGGAAGACCTTCCAAGGCCTCCTCAGTGGGGTGAACAAATACTCGACGGCATTTGGGAGGGTATGGCTGTCTGTGGTGTTCGTGTTCAGGGTGATGGTGTACGTGGTGGCGGCAGAGCGAGTGTGGGGAGATGAGCAGAAGGATTTTGACTGCAACACCAAGCAGCCTGGCTGCCCCAATGTCTGCTACGACCACTTCTTCCCCATCTCCCACATCCGACTGTGGGCCTTGCAGCTCATCTTTGTCACCTGCCCATCCTTAATGGTGGTCATGCACGTGGCATACCGTGATGACCGTGAGCGTAAGTACAAGGCCAAGCATGGTGACAACAATAAGCTGTACATCAACACAGGCAAGAAACATGGTGGTTTGTGGTGGACCTATCTGATCAGCCTTTTTGTAAAGACGGGCATCGAGATCTCCTTCCTGTACATCCTGCACCGTGTCTACGACAGCTTCTACCTTCCAAGattagtcaaatgtgaggtGTCGCCTTGCCCCAACCAGGTAGACTGCTACATTGGCCACCCGACTGAGAAGAAGGTCTTCACCTACTTCATGGTTGGAGCTTCAGCACTCTGCATTGTCCTGAATATCTGCGAGATCATTTATCTCATCTCCAAGCGCATTGTACGCTGTGCAAATAAGATGAAGAGGCACAGTCGGAACGTGGTCATTCATCAAGACAACTGCAACGACAACCCCTTCAACAACTGCAATTCAGCCACATCAAACCCAGAATCGAAGGAAAAGCCTCTACCTGACAAGACTTTGTACAAGTCTGGATACAGACCGGCAGGACTCAAACTTGAAGAAAAGATTCGGGCCTCTGCCCCAAATCTGTCCTGGACTTGA